From the Mycobacterium sp. DL592 genome, the window CTGGGAACCAAGGGGATCGGGTACATCAACGGCGACCTGACGGTGGCGCTCACCCGCTTACCGCACTCGGACTACGTTGGCCTGCAAGCAGAATCGCACTGGGCGGCCGACGGTGTGTCGGTCGGCACGGCGACCCTGCACGACGGAGACGGCCCGTTCGGTACCGGGATGGTCACCGCGATCGCCAACCCGGCCGCCCAACTCGACTTCGGCGGCTTCAACGCCGTGCCCAATCTGCAGGTGTGACCGGACGGCTACAGCAGAGCTCGCAGATCGTCGTGCGGTAGCGCGGGGGAGCGGTGCCCGTCGCGCCCGACCATATCGGTGTTGACCACCAGCGCGTTGAGCACAGCTTCCTCGACCGCTTGGACCACCGCGGTGTACATGACATCCATTCGGCCCCAGGGCAGGAACCTGAGGTGGCCGAACTCGTCGTCGGTGGGTTCACCAGTGGGGAAGCGGCTGGCCAGGCCGGGCGCCGGCGCGGTGGAGAACGCCAGGAAGATGTCGCCGGAGAAGTGGCTGCCGGTGGTGCCGGTGCGCGCCAAGCCCAACGGGACGCGGCGGGCCAGCGCCCTGCACTGGCCTGGCAGCAGCGGGGCGTCGGTGGCGATCACCGCGATCACCGAACCGGCACCCGGCGGCGGACGGTTCAGGTCGCGCTCGAACCAGTCGCCGGCCAGTGGATTGCCCACGCCCAGTAGGGGTCCCACGTGCCGGCCAGCCACCGTGAGTTCCTCGCGCGAGCCGAAGTTGGCCTGGACGAAAGCGCCGACAGTGAAAGTGTGGCTGGCGTAGCGCACCAGACGTGACGCAGTTCCATTGCCGCCCTTGAACTCATAGCAGTTCATCCCGGTCCCGCCACCGACCGATCCTTCCGCGACCGGGCCGACCGTCGCGCCGTCGAGGGCCACCTCGGCATGTTCGGGGCGCACGTGCCCGCCGTTGATGTCGTTGAGGTAGCCGTCCCAGGTCTCGGCGCACACCGGAAGCAGCCACTGGCGAGCCAGGACCGGGTCGACCCGGTTCACCCAGGAGATCACCCCGGTGTGGCAGGCCCCGACGGCGTGCGTATTCGACAGCAGCACAGGGAGATTGAAGGAGCCGGCCTCTTCGATCCAGGTCGTTCCGGTCATCTCGCCGTTGCCATTGAGGGAATGCCAGCCCGCCGCGCACGGCTGACCGACGCCGGCGCGACCGCGCGGCAGGATGGCGGTGACCCCGGTGCGGACCGGCCCGCTGCCGACCACCAGCGGCCCCTCGCCGCTGACGAGGGTGACGGTGCCCACCTCGACTCCCGGCACGTCGGTGATCGCATTGAGCTCTCCGGGCTCCCCGGACACCGCGATACCCAGGCCCCGGGCGCGGGGTCGTCCGTCGGGGGCGTACGCCTGCGGCGAATTCACCCCGCCGACCCTACCGCCGGTCATCGGCTGACACACCCGCACGCGATTGGGCATGATCGTCTGCGAGACGACGGGAAGGGACAACGATGACGAGCCGCTCCGGGGTGCTGACCACGGCTGAGGAACTTATCAGCCGGATCCGCGGCGGCGAGCCGGTGACGATCCTCGATGTGCGCTGGCAGCTTGCCGAACCCGACGGCCGCGCCGCCTACCTGTCGGGGCATCTGCCCGGTGCGGTCTACGTCTCGCTCGACGGCGAACTGAGCGATCACAGCGTCACCGGCCGCGGCCGTCACCCGCTGCCCTCGGGTGCCCCCCTGACCGCAGCCGCGCGGCGATGGGGTGTGCGTCAGGGCCGTCCGGTCGTGGTCTACGACGACTGGAATCGCGCCGGTTCGGCACGGGCCTGGTGGGTGCTGCGGGCCGCGGGCCTGGAAAACGTCCGCATCCTCGACGGCGGGCTGGGAGCGTGGAAGGCCGCAGGGGGTCAGCTGGAGCAGGGCCCGGTCGACCCGGAACCCGGTGACGTGACGCTGCCCCACGACGACCTGTATGCCGGGGCGATGCCCACCTTGAGCGCCGACGAAGTGGACTCGGTGCTGCTGCTCGACGCCCGTGCACCGGAGCGTTTCCGCGGCGACGTCGAACCGGTCGACCCCGTGGCCGGGCACATCCCCGGTGCCCGCAACCTGCCGAGCACGTCGGTACTCGCCGAGGGCGGCACGTTCGCGACCGATCCCGCGGTCCGCGATCAGCTGGCGCTGTGCGGCGCTGACGGCAGCGCGCCGGTGGGCGTCTACTGCGGATCGGGCGTCACTGCGGCGGTGACGGTCGCGGCGCTCACCGCGCTCGGTCAGCCTGCGGCACTGTTCCCGGGGTCCTGGTCGCAATGGAGTTCCGAGGACGGGCGCCCGGTGGCGCGCGGGGCGCAGTGACCATGTCCACGTGGTGGACCTACTTGAGGATCCAGGGGTTGATCTTCGTCTTTGGCATCGTCGGGCCGATCTTCTTGATCCTCTACTTCGTGGTCCAACCCGACCCGACGGTCAAATGGATGTACTACACAGGTCTGGTGATCACCGCCGTCGACATCCTCATAGCGCTGTCGCTCACCGAACAGGCGCTGGCAGCGCGCCCGCCGGTGAAGACCCGCGACACCGACGAGCAGACGTGAGCAGAGGTCCGTTCGACGGCAAGGCCGTCATCACTGGTGCCGGTAAGTCCGCGGTCGGGCGCAGGCTGGGTCGCACCGGCTTGGACCTGACGCTGGAGGCGGTGTTGCGCGCGATCGCCGATGCCGGGCTGTCGGTCGACGACGTCGACGGCATCGCCAGCTATCCCGGCCCGGCCGCCGCGGGGGCCGGGTTCTCCGGGGCCAGCGTCACCGAGGTGCGCACCGCCCTCGGGCTGCGCAGCCGCTGGTACATGTCGTCGCTGGAGACCGCGGGCCAGATCGGCCCGGTGATCGAGGCATGCATGGCGGTGGCGCTCGGCCTGGCCAATCACGTCGTGGTGTTCCGGTCGGTCTGGGAGTCCACGGCTGCCGCGCACGCCGGCGGTGGCCACGCCTCGGTGCTGCTCGGCGGTGGCGGCAAGTTGCCCGTGCAGATGGAGTGGACGGCGCCGTTCGGGGCGCTGTCGGCCGCCAACTGGCTGGCCATGCCGGCCCAGCGCTACATGCACGATTTCGGGCTGACCCGCGAGCAGCTCGGGGCGATCGCGATCAACGCCCGCCGCAACGCCGGCGGCAATCCCGATGCGGTCTACCGCGATCCGATGTCGATGGAGGACTATCTTTCGGCGCGGATGATCTCCGAACCATTGTGTCTGTTCGACTGTGACGTTCCGTGCGACGGCGCCACCGCTGTCATCGTGTCGCGCCGCGACGCCGCGGCAGGCCTGCCACGCCACCCGCTGACCGTGGAGTCGGTGGGCCCCGGGATGTTCGAAAGGCCAACGTGGGAGCAACGTTTCGACATCACGACGATGGCGGCTCACGATTCGGCGGCGACGCTTTGGGACAACACCTCACTGCGGCCGGCCGACGTTGACATGGCCCAGTTGTACGACGGGTTCAGCTTCCTGACCGTGATGTGGTTGGAGGCGTTGGGATTCTGCGAACACGGCCGGGTCGGCGAGTTCATCGAAGGGGGAGAACGAATCGCGCTCGAGGGGCAGCTGCCGTTGAACACCAGCGGCGGCCAGCTCTCCGGCGGGCGCCTGCACGGGATGGGGTTCCTGCACGAGGCCTGTGTGCAGCTGTGGGAAGAAGGCGGTGAGCGTCAGGCCGTACGCACGCCGGACCTGGTGGCCGTCGGGGTCGGCGGCGGGCCGGTCGCCGGTTCGATGCTGGTGAGCAGCCGATGAGTGACAGGGGCTACCAGCGCCCCGCACTGCGGCTGGCCCCTAGTCCCACACCGGAATCCACCGCCTTCTGGACCGGTGGGCGCAACGGCGACCTACTGATCTCACGCTGTCACGCTTGCGGGCACTTCTTCCACCCGCCCGGCCCGGTCTGCTGGCGCTGCCGCAGCGCCAACGTCGCACCGGAGAAGGTGTCGGGACGGGCAACGGTCGCGGCGTTCACCGTCGACCGGCAGCCCTGGATACCGGGATTCGAGCCGCCCTACATCGTGGCGATGGTCGAACTCGCCGAGGAGCCGGACACCCGGCTGATCACCAACATTGTCGACATCGCACCCGAGGACATCCGGGTGGGGCTGGAGGTCGAGGTGTTCTTCGAAGACTGGACCGCACTGTCCGGCGATGAGGACAGCCGGGTGTGGATACCGCTGTTCCGGCCGGTGCGATGACCGATCAGTCGCGAACCCACACCGAGATGTAGCCGATCGGAATCCCGGTGTGCGTGGCGATGCATTCGCGGGCAGCGAGTTCGACTGCGGCGCGGGTGTTCGCCTCGGTCACCTCGTTGATCTCGGGGATGGCGACGATCCACCGGTTGTTCTCCGGGCGGATGTCGATCTCGAAGCACTGACCGGCGACGGGGCGCAGCACACGGTGGGAACGGACGCTACGTTGCGGACGATTGGAGAAGCCGCGAGTTCTGTACAGGGTGCGCATCTTCTTGCTTTCCGAAACGTTTTTGGGCCGCCGGAAAAGATACAACCCGTCCGGCCGAATCTCCAAATCCGTGTCAAGGGTTTATCGCAGCATTCGTCCAGGTAATTCATAATTGCGACAACCCGTTGACCGCCGACGAGAGCCAACCACCATGGACGACAACGTTTCCCCAGCGCAGCGTATCGACGCGCGGATCGCCGAACTGGATGACTGGCGCGGTGAGATGCTGGCCCGGATCCGGGCGGTGATCAAGCAGGCCGACCCCGACGTCGTCGAGGAATGGAAATGGCGTGGCGTTCCGGTGTGGTCGCACGCCGGCATCATCTGCACGGGGGAGACCTACAACAGCGTCGTGAAGGTGACATTCGCCAAAGGGGCGGCGCTGCCGGATCCGTCCGGATTGTTCAACTCGAGTTTGGACGGCAATACCCGGCGGGCCATCGACTTTCGGGACGGCGACGTCGTCGACGACGAGGCACTGACCGCGCTCATCCACGCGGCGGTGGCGCTGAACACGTCGCGGTAGC encodes:
- a CDS encoding thiolase family protein, which translates into the protein MSRGPFDGKAVITGAGKSAVGRRLGRTGLDLTLEAVLRAIADAGLSVDDVDGIASYPGPAAAGAGFSGASVTEVRTALGLRSRWYMSSLETAGQIGPVIEACMAVALGLANHVVVFRSVWESTAAAHAGGGHASVLLGGGGKLPVQMEWTAPFGALSAANWLAMPAQRYMHDFGLTREQLGAIAINARRNAGGNPDAVYRDPMSMEDYLSARMISEPLCLFDCDVPCDGATAVIVSRRDAAAGLPRHPLTVESVGPGMFERPTWEQRFDITTMAAHDSAATLWDNTSLRPADVDMAQLYDGFSFLTVMWLEALGFCEHGRVGEFIEGGERIALEGQLPLNTSGGQLSGGRLHGMGFLHEACVQLWEEGGERQAVRTPDLVAVGVGGGPVAGSMLVSSR
- a CDS encoding long chain fatty acid-CoA synthetase Faa4p; translated protein: MLRPVAGQCFEIDIRPENNRWIVAIPEINEVTEANTRAAVELAARECIATHTGIPIGYISVWVRD
- a CDS encoding Zn-ribbon domain-containing OB-fold protein → MSDRGYQRPALRLAPSPTPESTAFWTGGRNGDLLISRCHACGHFFHPPGPVCWRCRSANVAPEKVSGRATVAAFTVDRQPWIPGFEPPYIVAMVELAEEPDTRLITNIVDIAPEDIRVGLEVEVFFEDWTALSGDEDSRVWIPLFRPVR
- a CDS encoding DUF1801 domain-containing protein; this translates as MDDNVSPAQRIDARIAELDDWRGEMLARIRAVIKQADPDVVEEWKWRGVPVWSHAGIICTGETYNSVVKVTFAKGAALPDPSGLFNSSLDGNTRRAIDFRDGDVVDDEALTALIHAAVALNTSR
- a CDS encoding P1 family peptidase, whose translation is MTGGRVGGVNSPQAYAPDGRPRARGLGIAVSGEPGELNAITDVPGVEVGTVTLVSGEGPLVVGSGPVRTGVTAILPRGRAGVGQPCAAGWHSLNGNGEMTGTTWIEEAGSFNLPVLLSNTHAVGACHTGVISWVNRVDPVLARQWLLPVCAETWDGYLNDINGGHVRPEHAEVALDGATVGPVAEGSVGGGTGMNCYEFKGGNGTASRLVRYASHTFTVGAFVQANFGSREELTVAGRHVGPLLGVGNPLAGDWFERDLNRPPPGAGSVIAVIATDAPLLPGQCRALARRVPLGLARTGTTGSHFSGDIFLAFSTAPAPGLASRFPTGEPTDDEFGHLRFLPWGRMDVMYTAVVQAVEEAVLNALVVNTDMVGRDGHRSPALPHDDLRALL
- a CDS encoding sulfurtransferase, with product MTSRSGVLTTAEELISRIRGGEPVTILDVRWQLAEPDGRAAYLSGHLPGAVYVSLDGELSDHSVTGRGRHPLPSGAPLTAAARRWGVRQGRPVVVYDDWNRAGSARAWWVLRAAGLENVRILDGGLGAWKAAGGQLEQGPVDPEPGDVTLPHDDLYAGAMPTLSADEVDSVLLLDARAPERFRGDVEPVDPVAGHIPGARNLPSTSVLAEGGTFATDPAVRDQLALCGADGSAPVGVYCGSGVTAAVTVAALTALGQPAALFPGSWSQWSSEDGRPVARGAQ